A single Lactuca sativa cultivar Salinas chromosome 8, Lsat_Salinas_v11, whole genome shotgun sequence DNA region contains:
- the LOC111911178 gene encoding extensin-1-like has protein sequence MPLQPTTTHHPSQPPASTIHHHHPHHRHLSPPTITSYPCLHNPPPPHQSPAKTNIHHYHRHHQPPPTHHHHLSPSPVSTTHHYHSPPPPATHNNYHPTYHPHHRSPPPPPTT, from the coding sequence ATGCCATTAcaaccaaccaccacccaccacccatcacaaCCACCCGCCTCCAccatccatcaccaccacccccACCACCGTCACCTTTCACCACCAACCATCACCTCTTATCCCTGCCTCCACAACCCACCACCACCCCACCAATCACCCGCCAAAACCAACATACACCATTACCACcgtcaccaccaaccaccacccacccatcaccaccacctatCACCTTCACCcgtctccaccacccatcactaccactCGCCACCACCACCTGCCACCCATAATAATTACCACCCTACATATCACCCCCACCACcgttcaccaccaccaccacctaccacctaA